In Rutidosis leptorrhynchoides isolate AG116_Rl617_1_P2 chromosome 2, CSIRO_AGI_Rlap_v1, whole genome shotgun sequence, one genomic interval encodes:
- the LOC139892053 gene encoding uncharacterized protein, translated as MSSQQLIESHRSNAEIITGESQCKSKTQDLLSKFNLPKGLIPMTDVTEVGHNVSTGFVWVRRKKKLIHLFKSIGRKVSYDGEVTAFVEQGRMRNLSGVKSKELLIWVTVSDIFVGGENGKITFGTPAGLARSFPVTAFEDEV; from the coding sequence ATGTCATCACAACAACTAATCGAATCTCACCGATCAAACGCCGAAATAATCACCGGCGAATCTCAATGCAAATCCAAAACGCAAGATCTGCTCTCCAAATTCAACCTCCCAAAAGGCCTAATCCCGATGACTGACGTAACAGAAGTCGGTCACAATGTTTCCACAGGGTTCGTGTGGGTTCGCCGGAAGAAGAAATTAATTCATCTGTTCAAATCGATTGGTCGGAAAGTGTCGTATGACGGTGAAGTAACGGCGTTTGTTGAACAAGGTAGGATGAGGAATTTGAGTGGTGTGAAGAGTAAAGAGCTTTTGATTTGGGTTACGGTATCGGATATTTTTGTTGGTGGTGAAAATGGGAAGATTACGTTTGGGACGCCGGCTGGGTTGGCTCGTTCGTTTCCGGTTACAGCGTTTGAAGATGAAGTTTAG